Proteins encoded within one genomic window of Cellulomonas flavigena DSM 20109:
- a CDS encoding Rv2578c family radical SAM protein encodes MRWDGQKIDAGEGSALPGLDLRTLPGLVRSVRTPDFAGVTFHEVLARTALNRVPDASSVPFRWTVNPMRGCLHRCTYCFSRGTHRYLDLDAGRDFDTQIVVKTNVVEVLRAEVSRASWAREHVALGTNTDPYQRAEGRYELMPGIIDALAGSGTPLSVLTKGTLLRRDLPLLAAAARDVPVSLAVSIAVLDDELQQSLEPGTPNARSRLGLVRAVRDAGLPVHVLVAPVLPWLTDSTDHLDRLLGAVAAAGADSASVMGLHLRPGAREWFLAWLARERPDLLAGYRRVYRGGSYAHEGYRTWLRRRVTPLLARHGLEAPAAEGGGARRGRAAGATAAPQLQPSLF; translated from the coding sequence GTGCGATGGGACGGCCAGAAGATCGACGCGGGGGAGGGCAGTGCCCTGCCCGGGCTCGACCTGCGCACCCTGCCCGGGCTCGTCCGCAGCGTGCGCACCCCGGACTTCGCGGGCGTCACCTTCCACGAGGTGCTGGCCCGCACCGCGCTCAACCGCGTGCCCGACGCCTCGTCGGTCCCGTTCCGCTGGACCGTGAACCCGATGCGCGGATGCCTCCACCGGTGCACGTACTGCTTCAGCCGTGGGACCCATCGGTACCTCGACCTCGACGCGGGCAGGGACTTCGACACCCAGATCGTCGTCAAGACCAACGTGGTGGAGGTGCTGCGCGCCGAGGTCTCGCGCGCGTCCTGGGCCCGCGAGCACGTCGCACTGGGCACCAACACCGACCCCTACCAGCGGGCCGAGGGCAGGTACGAGCTCATGCCGGGGATCATCGACGCGCTCGCGGGCTCCGGCACGCCGCTGTCGGTGCTGACCAAGGGCACGCTGCTGCGGCGAGACCTGCCTCTGCTCGCCGCGGCCGCGCGAGACGTGCCCGTGTCGCTGGCCGTGTCGATCGCGGTGCTCGACGACGAGCTGCAGCAGAGCCTGGAGCCCGGGACCCCGAACGCCCGCTCCCGGCTCGGGCTCGTGCGGGCCGTCCGTGACGCCGGGCTGCCCGTGCACGTGCTGGTCGCGCCCGTGCTGCCGTGGCTCACCGACTCCACCGACCACCTCGACCGGCTGCTCGGTGCGGTCGCGGCGGCCGGCGCCGACAGCGCGTCCGTCATGGGGCTGCACCTGCGCCCCGGCGCGCGCGAGTGGTTCCTCGCGTGGCTCGCGCGCGAGCGGCCCGACCTGCTGGCCGGCTACCGCCGCGTCTACCGCGGCGGCTCCTACGCGCACGAGGGGTACCGCACGTGGCTGCGCCGGCGGGTGACTCCGCTCCTGGCCCGGCACGGGCTGGAGGCGCCCGCGGCCGAGGGCGGCGGCGCGCGTCGGGGGAGAGCCGCCGGTGCGACCGCCGCGCCCCAGCTGCAGCCGAGCCTGTTCTGA